A section of the Leptospira kobayashii genome encodes:
- a CDS encoding 30S ribosomal protein S1, translated as MNSTNPSSPKNETTFGELLEKWESQSQSQEQESNAGSKGLLIEGTVVDVIGDTVFLDIGEKLEARVPREDFSEAPKRGERVSAIVKKRVDGYSILSKKEADQRVGWETIKDASVNGYPLSGKIVSEVKNKGYLVESEGIQLFLPASHVGVRFKEATEGGKEFQVKIIELNEKTKTGVVSRKTLLDEINGEKWGELLEKVKVGDKVQGKVVKIANFGVFLSVYEVVGLLRQNDISYKKFAPFKQYFQIGAEVEVIVLEVDKENNKLSLGIKQLYEDPWIWAKKELEKGMVVRGIVTSMTNFGAFVELKEGLEGLIHTTELSWAKKPPHPKDVLKKGQEVDSEILDIDFEARRLSLGLKQLLPNPWEALSSNVRAGNVLEGKVTGITKYGAFVEVENGIEGLIHISDITWDEKEKNPLSLLKKGQSIQFKILDVNLDAQRISCGLKQLSEHPYEALRKKYPPGTLVEGRVKSIVSFGVFVEVEPGFEGLVHISEIPDGRNIKLEELYKVGEQVRTVVVKIEPNNKKISLSIKDFDKAVEREEMAKYMKEDNTPSRESIGSFMNLNNNR; from the coding sequence TTGAATTCAACCAACCCTTCTTCCCCCAAAAACGAGACCACTTTCGGAGAACTCCTTGAAAAGTGGGAATCACAGTCGCAATCGCAAGAACAAGAAAGCAATGCAGGCAGTAAAGGACTGCTCATTGAAGGCACCGTCGTAGACGTAATCGGAGACACAGTCTTCCTAGACATCGGTGAAAAATTAGAAGCACGTGTCCCACGTGAAGATTTTTCGGAAGCCCCCAAGCGAGGCGAACGAGTCAGTGCCATTGTAAAAAAGCGAGTCGATGGATATTCAATTCTCTCGAAAAAGGAAGCAGACCAAAGAGTTGGTTGGGAAACGATCAAGGATGCAAGCGTAAACGGTTACCCTTTATCTGGTAAAATCGTAAGCGAAGTTAAAAACAAAGGATACCTGGTTGAAAGCGAAGGCATTCAACTTTTTTTACCTGCCTCTCACGTAGGGGTTCGCTTCAAAGAAGCGACTGAAGGTGGAAAAGAATTCCAAGTCAAAATCATAGAACTCAATGAAAAAACAAAAACAGGTGTTGTTTCCCGCAAAACCCTGTTAGATGAGATCAACGGCGAAAAATGGGGCGAGTTACTTGAAAAAGTAAAAGTAGGCGACAAAGTACAAGGTAAGGTTGTAAAAATTGCAAACTTCGGAGTATTTTTGTCTGTTTACGAAGTAGTAGGTCTCCTTCGTCAAAACGATATTTCTTACAAAAAATTCGCACCTTTCAAACAATACTTCCAAATCGGTGCGGAAGTGGAAGTGATTGTTCTCGAAGTAGACAAAGAGAACAACAAACTTTCATTAGGCATCAAACAACTGTATGAAGATCCTTGGATCTGGGCTAAGAAAGAGCTGGAAAAAGGTATGGTAGTTCGCGGAATCGTGACTTCCATGACCAACTTCGGAGCTTTCGTTGAACTCAAAGAAGGTTTGGAAGGACTCATTCACACTACCGAACTTTCCTGGGCTAAAAAACCCCCACATCCGAAAGACGTTTTGAAAAAAGGTCAGGAAGTTGATTCTGAAATCTTAGATATCGATTTTGAAGCTCGCAGACTTTCCCTCGGACTCAAACAATTATTACCAAACCCATGGGAAGCACTCTCTTCCAATGTGCGTGCAGGTAATGTTCTCGAAGGTAAAGTCACTGGAATCACCAAATACGGTGCCTTTGTTGAAGTGGAAAACGGAATCGAAGGACTCATTCATATCTCCGACATCACCTGGGATGAAAAGGAAAAGAATCCTCTTTCTCTTTTGAAAAAAGGACAATCCATCCAATTCAAAATCCTGGATGTGAACTTGGACGCACAAAGAATCAGCTGCGGACTCAAACAATTATCTGAACATCCTTACGAAGCACTTCGCAAAAAATACCCACCGGGTACGCTTGTGGAAGGCAGAGTGAAATCCATTGTTAGTTTCGGTGTGTTCGTAGAAGTTGAACCTGGTTTTGAAGGACTGGTTCATATTTCGGAAATCCCTGATGGTAGAAATATCAAATTGGAAGAACTATACAAAGTAGGCGAACAGGTTCGCACAGTTGTAGTTAAGATCGAGCCGAATAATAAGAAGATTTCCCTTTCCATCAAAGACTTTGATAAAGCGGTAGAAAGAGAAGAGATGGCGAAATATATGAAAGAAGACAATACTCCTTCACGTGAGTCTATCGGTTCTTTCATGAACTTAAATAACAACCGTTAA
- a CDS encoding tetratricopeptide repeat protein has product MDKFVKKNLIDKKREEEVRAHKDEFADFEGTKSELYFLKFSHFFVRNRRNVFLGIGAVVIVLAAVIGYFEYSDYRFQKETVVLEDLQSKAKKANLTPEKQIAELETFLKDQSTGRMELRVWKDLSRLYAEKGDFTKAAEYIELAGKKIDTPKEIKAYYFYIAGNYRDQVSDSKKALENYKIASTLLETSREINQFKAWAFYHTARLQFQNGDKVGAKTNLEKVLKIDGTTADSLEDVKLLASYLLLKIGKS; this is encoded by the coding sequence ATGGATAAGTTTGTAAAGAAGAACCTCATCGACAAAAAACGGGAAGAAGAAGTGCGGGCTCATAAAGATGAGTTCGCAGACTTCGAAGGAACAAAGTCCGAGCTTTATTTTCTAAAGTTTTCTCATTTTTTTGTAAGAAACAGAAGGAATGTTTTTTTAGGAATCGGTGCCGTAGTCATTGTGCTAGCGGCAGTGATCGGATACTTCGAGTATTCCGATTATAGATTTCAAAAAGAAACCGTTGTTTTAGAGGATCTTCAAAGCAAAGCCAAAAAGGCAAATCTCACTCCCGAAAAACAAATTGCCGAACTGGAAACTTTTTTAAAAGACCAGAGCACCGGTAGAATGGAACTTCGGGTTTGGAAAGATCTTTCCCGGCTGTATGCTGAGAAAGGTGACTTTACAAAAGCTGCGGAATACATCGAACTGGCCGGCAAAAAGATAGATACTCCTAAAGAAATCAAAGCGTATTACTTTTATATTGCGGGCAATTACAGAGACCAGGTATCCGATTCTAAGAAAGCATTAGAGAATTATAAAATTGCATCTACGCTTCTGGAAACCAGCAGAGAAATCAACCAGTTCAAAGCATGGGCTTTTTATCATACGGCAAGACTGCAATTTCAAAATGGAGACAAGGTGGGTGCTAAGACCAACTTGGAAAAAGTTTTGAAAATCGACGGAACTACCGCAGACTCTCTGGAAGATGTAAAGCTTCTCGCAAGCTACTTACTTTTAAAAATCGGGAAATCTTAA
- the hisG gene encoding ATP phosphoribosyltransferase, with amino-acid sequence MLTLALPKGRLAEESAQILKDKGWLDSLPPSDSKELTFVSKDKRLRLLFVRSQDVCTYVEECSADAGIVGWDIIKEGKYDLISPVDLKIGECRLSLASFPDFDLYAKRSKVRVATKYPELTKEYFFSKGISCEVIKLYGSIELAPIVGLSDCIVDLVSTGGTLKANGLKEIEAILFSTARLVCNRSSFYAKQDELRSLIESLEN; translated from the coding sequence GTGCTCACCCTCGCTCTTCCTAAGGGGAGGCTTGCAGAGGAAAGCGCCCAGATACTCAAAGACAAAGGGTGGTTGGATTCTCTTCCGCCATCTGATTCCAAAGAACTCACCTTCGTATCCAAAGACAAAAGGCTTCGCCTTCTATTTGTTCGCTCCCAAGATGTATGCACTTATGTGGAAGAATGTTCCGCAGATGCAGGAATTGTCGGATGGGACATAATCAAAGAAGGAAAGTATGATCTGATTTCTCCGGTCGATCTTAAGATAGGAGAGTGTAGACTTTCTTTAGCGAGTTTTCCTGACTTTGATCTTTATGCCAAACGTTCTAAGGTGCGCGTTGCAACCAAATACCCCGAATTGACCAAGGAATACTTCTTTTCTAAAGGAATTTCCTGCGAAGTGATCAAATTATACGGTTCCATTGAGCTTGCCCCCATCGTAGGTCTCTCCGATTGTATCGTGGATTTGGTTTCAACCGGGGGAACTCTCAAAGCGAACGGTCTGAAAGAAATCGAAGCTATTCTTTTTAGCACGGCAAGGCTGGTTTGCAACCGGTCTTCCTTTTATGCCAAACAGGATGAACTACGATCGCTAATTGAAAGCCTAGAAAATTAA
- the rpmF gene encoding 50S ribosomal protein L32 produces MAVPKRRKSKSKVRTKRAHHAIGKPNLNPCTNCGSYILSHRVCPYCGFYKGALVLAPKVKKTTEDN; encoded by the coding sequence ATGGCAGTCCCAAAGCGACGCAAATCGAAATCAAAAGTTAGAACCAAACGAGCACATCACGCCATTGGCAAACCTAACTTGAACCCTTGTACCAATTGTGGTTCTTATATTCTTTCTCACCGTGTGTGCCCTTACTGTGGTTTCTACAAAGGCGCGCTCGTTCTCGCTCCGAAAGTAAAAAAGACTACTGAAGATAACTAA
- the plsX gene encoding phosphate acyltransferase PlsX: MWVAVDAMSGDYGPECIVEGAVLAVRELGLSVSLVGDEQELLDLLLKFDYDTEKIRVIHSSEIIGMNDSPSIAVRAMEDSSVVKAVRLVAEKECVGVFSPGNTGATMAAALLHMGRLPGVLRPPIAAPIPREVGAPVLLLDAGANVDCKPEYLAQFAVMGEIYSREVFGIQNPKVGILSNGEEDKKGNAVTVKTFEILKKIPFNFIGNVEGRDLYGSGRDVDVVVCDGYTGNIVLKATEGLAKSIFNVLKNSIRQSSFAQTGALLLKSTFTAVKKRLDYAEYGGALLLGVEGICMIGHGSSSALAVKNAIRVITECAKQKVNERIAARILEFRTVMGDSI; encoded by the coding sequence ATGTGGGTCGCCGTAGACGCGATGAGCGGGGATTACGGTCCGGAATGTATTGTTGAAGGCGCGGTTCTCGCAGTCCGGGAACTAGGCCTTTCCGTATCTTTAGTCGGAGACGAACAAGAATTATTAGATCTTCTTTTGAAATTTGATTATGATACGGAAAAAATCCGTGTCATACATTCTTCCGAAATCATAGGAATGAATGATTCTCCTTCCATCGCAGTTCGCGCAATGGAAGATTCCTCAGTTGTAAAAGCAGTCAGACTTGTAGCTGAAAAAGAATGCGTCGGCGTATTTTCGCCGGGTAACACCGGTGCTACGATGGCCGCGGCATTGCTTCATATGGGGCGCCTACCAGGTGTTTTACGACCTCCTATTGCCGCACCCATTCCTAGAGAAGTGGGTGCTCCCGTTTTGCTTCTGGATGCGGGTGCCAATGTGGACTGTAAGCCGGAGTATCTTGCTCAGTTCGCCGTTATGGGCGAAATTTATTCCCGCGAAGTTTTCGGAATCCAAAATCCCAAAGTTGGAATTTTATCCAACGGAGAAGAGGATAAAAAAGGAAACGCGGTAACCGTTAAAACTTTTGAAATCTTAAAAAAAATTCCGTTCAATTTTATAGGAAATGTGGAAGGGCGTGATCTTTACGGTAGCGGTCGGGATGTGGACGTAGTCGTATGTGACGGTTATACGGGCAATATCGTTCTGAAAGCCACCGAGGGACTTGCTAAATCCATATTCAATGTTTTGAAAAATTCCATCCGCCAGTCGAGCTTTGCACAAACAGGAGCATTACTTCTCAAATCCACATTCACTGCCGTAAAAAAAAGACTCGATTATGCCGAATATGGCGGAGCTCTTCTCTTGGGCGTGGAAGGGATTTGTATGATCGGACACGGATCCTCCAGCGCACTTGCCGTAAAAAACGCGATCAGAGTGATCACCGAATGCGCAAAACAGAAAGTAAACGAAAGAATCGCCGCCAGAATACTGGAGTTTCGCACGGTGATGGGTGATTCCATTTGA
- the fabG gene encoding 3-oxoacyl-ACP reductase FabG has translation MINLTGKTAIVTGGARGIGKGTCLKLASLGANIVVADMNPETTKATAEELKSKGYKAIAVIGNVSVEEDAQNLIAAAHKEFGSVDILVNNAGITRDTLLMRMKKEQWDAVIAVNLTGTYLCTQAAIKVMMKQENGGSIINLSSISGENGNIGQTNYSASKAGVIGFTKAVALEMASRKIRCNAIAPGFIATEMTEAIPENIKAGMVAAIPLKRAGLPEDIANGIAFLASDASSFITGHILDINGGGFLPGGGH, from the coding sequence ATGATTAATTTAACCGGAAAAACTGCAATTGTAACTGGTGGTGCGAGAGGGATTGGAAAAGGGACTTGTCTCAAACTTGCATCTCTTGGTGCTAACATTGTAGTTGCTGATATGAACCCAGAAACGACAAAAGCAACAGCTGAAGAGTTGAAATCAAAAGGATACAAGGCGATCGCGGTGATCGGAAACGTATCTGTTGAAGAAGATGCACAAAATCTGATCGCAGCTGCTCATAAAGAATTCGGTTCGGTAGACATTCTGGTAAACAATGCCGGTATCACTCGTGATACTCTTCTTATGAGAATGAAAAAAGAACAGTGGGATGCGGTGATTGCCGTTAACCTAACAGGTACTTATCTTTGCACTCAAGCGGCAATTAAGGTCATGATGAAGCAGGAAAATGGCGGATCTATTATTAATCTTTCCTCTATTTCCGGAGAAAATGGTAACATCGGACAAACAAATTATTCCGCTTCCAAAGCAGGTGTAATCGGTTTTACGAAAGCCGTAGCTCTTGAGATGGCTTCCCGAAAAATCAGATGCAATGCGATCGCTCCGGGCTTTATTGCGACTGAAATGACAGAAGCGATTCCTGAAAACATCAAAGCGGGAATGGTTGCTGCGATTCCATTGAAACGTGCAGGTCTTCCTGAAGACATCGCGAACGGGATTGCTTTCCTTGCTTCGGATGCTTCTTCCTTTATTACAGGTCATATCCTAGACATCAATGGTGGTGGATTTTTGCCAGGCGGCGGTCACTAA
- a CDS encoding OmpP1/FadL family transporter encodes MITYSSIRFRFFSLLLVGLFYSLSPKSELFAIDGLTRNANNARYEGLAGTNTALGGSAIDVTLNPANLSLKKGRVLEFGFTNSTINTRYQDQFLDKDQKNIYSNDVKSTLNAPAPYIAFKTPITDNIDYGVAFYVPGGAAGGVDKILRNTPNGQNTNEWSGLNLVSPLGDSRQIRESNSNQFAVVKLVNGISVKFGNLSLGASIEGLYGYQRLNQKYYDVTGNIEIPGQGYYYESSKKAFSLGGILGANYTVNDWVRIGYSYQAHSSLPLDGGYTIGVNNPNYYRKTGVSYHFNLPEKHSLGFAFGPEGIKLAIDFVYSNYGSYLRKANQTLEDPWLPTPLGNIASADAHLNFRDQGGVQLGLEHKLNETWTYRLGYSYNNLLIKSNGLGGTTGGFFSIHHVFAGGFSYTFDTWSIDLGASYNAPRNKIYGGKGTDWDLSHAIKTGPTEFNGLGYSYNAESTFLNVTLGATKKFE; translated from the coding sequence ATGATCACCTACTCTTCCATTCGCTTTCGGTTTTTTTCATTACTGCTTGTAGGGCTATTTTATTCTCTTAGTCCAAAATCGGAATTATTCGCCATCGACGGACTTACGCGCAATGCCAATAATGCAAGGTACGAGGGTTTGGCGGGAACAAACACCGCACTTGGAGGTTCAGCGATCGATGTTACCTTAAATCCTGCCAACCTTTCTCTAAAGAAAGGAAGAGTTTTAGAATTCGGTTTTACCAATTCTACAATCAACACACGTTATCAAGATCAGTTTTTGGACAAAGATCAGAAAAATATTTATTCCAACGACGTTAAGAGCACACTCAATGCTCCGGCTCCTTACATAGCATTCAAAACACCAATCACAGATAACATCGATTATGGAGTCGCGTTTTATGTTCCCGGTGGTGCCGCAGGGGGAGTGGATAAAATTCTACGAAATACTCCGAACGGACAAAACACGAACGAATGGTCTGGTTTGAATTTAGTTTCCCCTTTGGGAGATTCCAGACAAATCCGAGAAAGTAACTCCAATCAGTTCGCCGTAGTCAAATTGGTAAACGGGATCTCGGTAAAATTCGGAAACCTTTCCTTGGGTGCCAGCATCGAAGGACTTTACGGATATCAAAGATTAAACCAAAAATACTACGATGTTACCGGCAATATTGAAATTCCGGGCCAAGGGTATTATTATGAAAGTAGTAAAAAGGCTTTTAGTTTAGGTGGGATTTTAGGAGCCAACTACACTGTCAATGATTGGGTTAGAATCGGTTATTCTTATCAAGCGCATTCTTCCCTTCCGTTAGATGGCGGTTATACGATCGGAGTAAATAACCCGAATTATTACAGAAAGACAGGGGTGTCTTATCATTTTAATCTTCCGGAAAAACATTCATTGGGATTCGCATTCGGACCGGAAGGAATCAAGCTCGCAATCGACTTCGTTTACTCCAATTACGGATCTTATCTTCGAAAGGCAAACCAAACCTTGGAAGATCCTTGGCTCCCTACCCCGCTTGGAAATATTGCATCTGCCGATGCACATTTGAATTTCAGAGACCAGGGAGGTGTTCAACTGGGACTTGAGCACAAGTTAAATGAAACTTGGACTTACCGGTTGGGTTATAGTTATAACAACTTGCTGATTAAAAGTAACGGTCTGGGAGGAACTACTGGTGGCTTTTTTTCCATTCACCATGTGTTTGCAGGCGGGTTCAGCTATACATTTGATACATGGAGTATCGACTTAGGAGCGAGTTATAATGCGCCTAGAAATAAAATTTACGGTGGTAAAGGAACGGATTGGGATCTTTCTCATGCGATCAAGACCGGACCCACGGAATTCAACGGGTTAGGGTATAGTTATAATGCGGAATCTACATTCCTAAACGTTACATTGGGTGCCACGAAGAAATTTGAATGA
- a CDS encoding sulfurtransferase, whose translation MKKISILTGLLLAFAFLGFSCKEKDKDNTPLLAALLYLSNGIKVNSVSDLVNESNADYSKNEYGLIEASKLETWVSDWTANKPSHISGKLIILQTDAADRYEPGTKGSYVKADASKGVYVYHLDDYQTGGTSNFRFNQTRDSGLIKNSVRYQANGAYVDEWLKAFGIDLSKDLVVFAVGTTTTLINGSATGGTQGAYDTAANKGTYAGGVQDIARGVYWLRYWGADIKHLAILNGNLYKNFNNASLLSNTRSTIPNNNGGFSVKQLRVDNTALTLGLEDIYEIAKSGLKASLSGITDSQFLVDARPTAQFNGAVTTIGTAGAYFITTSWAFSGAPNAAANPAQKFVLFEGGIKGAIDFPWTDLLGDSTTGFKFVSKDSLKTIFANKGYTAGKTVISQCRTNFEAQVNGFAALNILGYPTAFYDGSLVEWTSVAAAHPASEFNKVTSGFKWRTDTDTVSRILWYNGTAADTSRSQAAEIDPTATTTKKFIQEDKAYKY comes from the coding sequence ATGAAAAAAATATCGATATTAACGGGTCTACTGTTGGCCTTTGCCTTTTTAGGATTCTCCTGCAAGGAAAAGGATAAAGATAATACACCTCTACTTGCAGCACTTTTGTATCTAAGCAATGGAATAAAAGTCAATTCGGTCAGTGATCTGGTAAACGAATCAAATGCAGATTATTCCAAAAACGAATACGGACTGATCGAAGCATCCAAATTGGAAACTTGGGTCAGCGATTGGACTGCGAACAAACCCTCTCATATTTCGGGAAAATTGATCATTTTGCAAACGGATGCGGCTGATCGTTATGAACCAGGCACTAAAGGTTCTTATGTAAAAGCGGATGCTTCGAAAGGCGTCTATGTCTATCATTTGGATGATTATCAAACCGGAGGAACTTCCAACTTTCGTTTCAATCAAACGAGAGATTCCGGGCTAATTAAAAATTCAGTTCGCTACCAAGCAAACGGAGCATATGTGGATGAATGGTTAAAAGCATTTGGAATCGACCTAAGCAAAGATTTGGTAGTATTTGCTGTCGGAACAACGACCACTCTGATCAATGGAAGTGCGACCGGCGGAACACAGGGCGCTTACGATACCGCAGCAAACAAAGGAACCTACGCCGGTGGAGTACAAGACATTGCCCGCGGAGTGTATTGGTTGCGTTATTGGGGTGCGGACATCAAACATCTTGCCATCCTAAACGGTAACCTCTACAAAAATTTCAATAATGCGAGTCTTCTGTCTAACACACGTTCCACGATTCCAAATAACAACGGCGGATTCTCTGTAAAACAACTTCGTGTGGACAATACCGCTCTTACACTCGGACTGGAAGATATTTATGAAATTGCAAAATCAGGTTTGAAAGCAAGTCTCTCGGGAATCACCGATTCACAGTTTCTTGTGGATGCCCGTCCGACTGCTCAGTTCAATGGAGCTGTAACTACAATCGGAACTGCGGGTGCTTATTTCATCACTACTTCTTGGGCATTTTCGGGTGCACCTAACGCAGCGGCAAACCCCGCTCAAAAATTCGTATTATTTGAAGGTGGAATCAAAGGAGCGATAGATTTCCCATGGACGGATCTTCTAGGTGATTCCACTACCGGATTTAAGTTTGTTTCCAAAGACAGTTTGAAAACAATATTTGCAAACAAAGGTTATACGGCAGGAAAAACGGTTATTTCCCAATGCCGAACTAATTTCGAAGCGCAAGTAAACGGATTTGCAGCGTTGAATATTTTAGGTTATCCTACGGCATTTTATGACGGGTCTCTCGTAGAGTGGACATCCGTTGCGGCGGCTCATCCTGCTTCCGAATTCAATAAAGTGACTTCCGGTTTCAAATGGAGAACGGATACGGATACAGTATCACGCATCCTTTGGTATAATGGAACTGCTGCGGATACTTCCCGCTCACAGGCGGCGGAAATAGATCCGACGGCAACAACCACGAAAAAGTTTATCCAAGAGGATAAAGCCTACAAATATTAA
- the acpP gene encoding acyl carrier protein produces MADFEKIKSIIVEQLGVDESEVNIDAHFINDLGADSLDTVELVMALEEEFGVEISDEIAEKIQTVGDVIKHIDTLKQ; encoded by the coding sequence ATGGCAGATTTCGAAAAAATTAAGTCAATCATCGTTGAACAACTTGGTGTTGATGAGTCAGAAGTAAATATCGACGCTCATTTCATCAATGATCTCGGTGCGGACTCTCTTGATACAGTTGAATTAGTTATGGCTCTTGAAGAAGAGTTTGGCGTGGAAATTTCTGACGAAATCGCAGAAAAAATCCAAACAGTTGGCGATGTAATCAAACACATCGATACACTTAAACAGTAA
- the rnc gene encoding ribonuclease III, with protein MHHSHTHHDSKNWQNPARMGELNSIQSLTDTKFKDLKILHQAFVHRSFANELDRDHLDNERLEFLGDSILGLLAADYLYRSLPKGKEGKLAKLKSKIVSAPAIAAIARKYKFNQFLLLGKGEKEKGEFNTNLQADCFEAFLGALYLDQGLEECRRFLEPNFKNMEQLLDEVEETKDFKTILQEHCQKKWKKIPIYEVMREEGPDHEKLFLIAVSLDHVFQTEGKGKNKRSAEQNAAKLALSKLGLL; from the coding sequence TTGCATCATTCTCACACTCATCACGATTCTAAAAATTGGCAAAATCCTGCCAGAATGGGAGAACTGAACTCCATTCAATCTCTTACGGATACAAAGTTCAAAGATCTTAAAATCCTTCACCAAGCATTTGTTCATAGATCTTTTGCCAATGAACTCGATCGGGATCATCTGGACAATGAACGGTTGGAATTTTTAGGCGACTCCATTCTCGGATTACTTGCTGCAGATTATCTCTATCGTTCTCTTCCCAAAGGAAAAGAAGGAAAACTTGCAAAATTAAAAAGTAAAATCGTATCCGCTCCTGCTATCGCAGCCATCGCCCGAAAGTATAAATTCAATCAATTTCTACTGCTTGGAAAAGGTGAAAAAGAAAAAGGAGAATTCAATACCAATCTGCAAGCTGATTGTTTCGAAGCATTTCTCGGCGCCCTGTATTTGGATCAAGGTTTGGAAGAATGCAGACGTTTCTTAGAACCTAACTTCAAGAATATGGAACAATTGCTGGATGAAGTGGAAGAAACAAAAGATTTTAAAACTATTTTACAGGAACATTGCCAGAAAAAGTGGAAGAAAATTCCGATCTATGAAGTAATGAGGGAAGAAGGTCCTGATCACGAAAAATTGTTTTTGATTGCAGTCTCTTTGGATCATGTATTCCAAACGGAAGGCAAAGGAAAAAACAAACGTTCTGCCGAACAAAATGCAGCAAAACTTGCTTTATCCAAATTGGGTTTATTATGA
- a CDS encoding NUDIX domain-containing protein, producing the protein MDFLFKKKGLRVRVAALIQDKKGKVLLIQQTKKGQGYWLLPGGGIEFGESAEEALQRELKEELELDVVSSAFLLLNESIDPKKQRHLIQLVFQVKVKEQVPKINPKEKVISGFGYFTFEELQKLDLRPDIKEYFKSKKRSLSTYVPSKWVAES; encoded by the coding sequence ATTGATTTTTTATTTAAGAAGAAAGGATTACGGGTTCGGGTTGCAGCTCTCATTCAAGATAAGAAAGGAAAGGTGTTGCTCATCCAGCAGACGAAAAAAGGTCAGGGGTATTGGTTGTTACCCGGCGGCGGAATTGAGTTCGGAGAATCAGCAGAAGAAGCCCTGCAAAGAGAATTGAAAGAGGAATTGGAATTGGATGTAGTATCCTCCGCATTTTTACTATTAAACGAATCCATCGATCCTAAAAAACAAAGACATCTGATCCAATTGGTATTTCAGGTGAAAGTAAAAGAACAAGTTCCTAAAATCAACCCGAAGGAAAAAGTAATCTCCGGATTCGGGTATTTCACATTTGAAGAATTGCAAAAGCTGGATCTTAGACCGGATATCAAAGAATATTTCAAAAGCAAAAAAAGATCTCTTTCTACGTATGTGCCTAGCAAATGGGTAGCTGAGTCATGA
- the aroB gene encoding 3-dehydroquinate synthase, with translation MILQSRTVEGAGFQYPVELHEDLSGLREKLETLKKVSRFIIITNRDIAGIYEKYLIKEIRSIKVPYHIIYVKAGEKNKHIDRLKKVFHEMVKQDTDRKAVIIAFGGGVIGDFAGFVAATYQRGIRFVQVPTTLLACVDSSVGGKVAVNLDLGKNMIGAFHQPEFVFAPLFTLSTLPSREWSCGIAEIVKHAFLSGGDFLEKISRMKRSDFTSESEILRYSIDESVRFKAEIVSQDERESGVRAILNLGHTTGHAIESLTKYSKYSHGEAVAMGLVTALLLSERVLGFSRENLKTAIRIMKSLGLPRGINENPSKIIEHMEHDKKREGNTLNFVLLEDFGKYKFGVPVERDLVLEILKFQKGWDELG, from the coding sequence ATGATATTGCAGTCAAGAACAGTCGAAGGTGCAGGTTTTCAATATCCTGTGGAACTTCATGAAGACCTAAGCGGCCTTCGGGAAAAACTGGAAACGCTCAAAAAGGTTTCCCGCTTCATCATTATTACCAACAGAGATATTGCAGGTATTTATGAAAAATATCTGATCAAGGAAATCCGATCCATCAAAGTTCCTTATCATATCATTTATGTTAAGGCCGGCGAAAAAAACAAACATATCGACAGGTTGAAAAAAGTTTTCCATGAAATGGTAAAACAGGATACGGATAGAAAAGCGGTCATTATTGCTTTCGGAGGGGGAGTGATCGGAGACTTTGCCGGGTTTGTCGCTGCGACTTACCAACGTGGGATTCGGTTTGTTCAAGTTCCTACGACTTTACTCGCTTGTGTGGATTCTTCCGTGGGCGGAAAAGTCGCAGTCAACTTGGACTTGGGCAAAAATATGATAGGAGCATTCCACCAACCGGAATTCGTTTTTGCTCCTTTGTTTACATTATCCACTTTACCTTCCAGGGAATGGAGTTGCGGGATTGCCGAGATCGTCAAACACGCGTTCCTTTCCGGAGGAGACTTTTTAGAAAAAATCTCCCGAATGAAAAGATCCGATTTTACTTCCGAATCCGAGATACTTCGTTACTCGATAGACGAATCCGTAAGGTTTAAGGCGGAAATCGTTTCCCAGGATGAAAGAGAGTCAGGAGTCCGTGCTATTTTGAATTTGGGCCATACTACGGGCCATGCGATCGAGTCTTTGACCAAGTATTCCAAATATTCACACGGAGAGGCAGTTGCTATGGGACTTGTGACCGCACTTCTGCTTTCGGAACGTGTACTTGGTTTTTCCCGTGAAAATCTGAAAACAGCGATTCGTATTATGAAATCTCTCGGGCTTCCCCGTGGTATCAATGAAAATCCCTCAAAAATCATCGAGCATATGGAACATGATAAAAAAAGAGAGGGCAATACTTTAAATTTCGTGTTATTGGAAGACTTCGGCAAATACAAGTTTGGTGTTCCTGTTGAAAGGGATCTGGTTTTGGAGATTCTTAAATTTCAAAAAGGCTGGGATGAACTTGGGTGA